In a genomic window of Methanofastidiosum sp.:
- the tuf gene encoding translation elongation factor EF-1 subunit alpha, with protein MATQKPHLNVAFIGHVDHGKSTAVGQLLVMHGDIRADLVKKFEDMGEKGKTFKFAWVMDNLKEERERGVTIDLSHKKFETDSKYITIVDCPGHRDFVKNMITGASQADAAVLIVAVNDGIMPQTQEHVFLSRTLGIQQLAVLVNKMDTVDYSQDKFNAVKAEVEKLIRTVGFKVEETKFIPGSAFNGDNIVGKSDKTPWYTGPSLLEAVDSFKEPDKPTDKPLRLPIQDVYTITGVGTVPVGRVETGIMKKGDTVLFEPASTVFGKPISGEVKTIEMHHETLDQALPGDNVGFNVRGVGKNDIKRGDVLGHPNTPPSVVTLNDSFKAQIVVLRHPTAITAGYTPVFHCHTAQVACIFEKLLAELDPKTGNVKTENPDFLKSGSAAIVQIKPTKPLVIEEIKVIPQLGRFAIRDMGATVAAGMVQSITKG; from the coding sequence ATGGCAACTCAAAAACCACACTTAAATGTAGCCTTCATCGGCCACGTAGATCACGGAAAATCTACAGCCGTAGGGCAATTGCTAGTTATGCATGGTGATATCAGAGCCGATCTTGTTAAGAAGTTCGAAGATATGGGTGAAAAAGGTAAGACGTTTAAGTTTGCTTGGGTAATGGATAACTTAAAAGAAGAGAGAGAAAGAGGAGTTACAATTGATCTTTCTCACAAAAAGTTTGAGACTGATTCAAAATACATTACAATCGTGGACTGTCCAGGCCACAGAGACTTCGTTAAAAACATGATTACAGGAGCTTCACAGGCAGATGCTGCAGTTCTTATAGTTGCAGTAAATGACGGTATCATGCCACAGACACAGGAACACGTTTTCTTGTCTAGAACACTTGGTATCCAGCAATTAGCAGTATTAGTAAACAAGATGGATACAGTAGATTACTCACAGGATAAGTTTAATGCAGTTAAGGCAGAAGTAGAGAAATTAATCAGGACAGTTGGATTCAAAGTCGAAGAAACAAAGTTCATCCCTGGTTCAGCATTTAACGGAGACAATATAGTTGGTAAATCTGATAAGACGCCCTGGTACACAGGACCATCACTATTAGAAGCAGTAGACTCTTTCAAAGAGCCAGATAAACCAACAGACAAACCACTTAGACTTCCAATCCAGGATGTTTACACCATCACTGGTGTAGGAACAGTCCCTGTGGGAAGAGTAGAAACTGGAATAATGAAGAAGGGAGACACAGTATTATTTGAGCCAGCCTCAACAGTATTTGGCAAGCCAATTTCTGGTGAAGTAAAGACAATTGAAATGCACCATGAAACATTGGATCAGGCATTACCTGGAGACAATGTTGGATTCAACGTTAGAGGTGTTGGAAAGAACGATATTAAGAGAGGAGATGTTCTAGGACATCCAAACACCCCACCTTCAGTAGTAACATTAAATGACTCTTTCAAAGCACAGATAGTAGTCTTGAGACATCCAACAGCAATTACTGCTGGATACACACCAGTATTCCACTGCCACACAGCACAGGTAGCATGTATATTTGAGAAGTTACTTGCAGAACTTGATCCAAAGACTGGTAATGTAAAGACTGAAAACCCTGATTTCTTAAAGAGCGGAAGTGCTGCCATTGTCCAGATAAAACCAACAAAACCCCTGGTAATTGAGGAAATAAAAGTAATACCTCAGTTGGGTAGGTTTGCTATAAGGGATATGGGGGCAACAGTTGCTGCCGGAATGGTCCAGTCTATTACTAAGGGCTAA
- a CDS encoding GNAT family N-acetyltransferase → MIIRNCTVEDVDRIRKFVDRCKPLELHTPFTYWTLFNYFSNLCFLMIEEDELIGFISGIKGLLDKEVVYLWQIGISKDHRGKNYASVLIDNFIKAVIELDCNKIQVSISPDNEVSYKAFLKYVKEHSYSLSKIDEVKYYDTLSDKKEFEMIYQIEI, encoded by the coding sequence ATGATAATAAGAAACTGCACCGTAGAAGATGTTGACAGAATAAGAAAATTTGTAGATAGGTGTAAACCTCTAGAATTGCACACACCTTTCACTTACTGGACATTATTTAACTATTTTTCTAATCTATGTTTTTTAATGATAGAAGAAGATGAATTAATTGGATTTATCTCTGGCATCAAAGGCTTGTTAGATAAAGAAGTAGTATATCTTTGGCAGATTGGAATATCTAAAGACCATCGTGGCAAGAATTATGCGTCAGTTTTAATTGATAATTTTATCAAAGCTGTTATTGAACTAGATTGTAATAAAATTCAAGTTTCAATATCTCCTGACAATGAAGTAAGTTACAAGGCTTTTCTAAAATATGTAAAAGAGCATTCTTACTCTCTTTCAAAGATTGACGAAGTCAAATACTATGATACCTTGTCCGATAAGAAAGAATTTGAGATGATATACCAAATTGAGATTTGA
- a CDS encoding AzlD domain-containing protein — MNDFDMLAITLIILAGVITYSLRFGGLLVGNMLSKHKFIENLIKALPGTLLLSFIVPSIVSEGVSGAISALAAGLIAKKTNNVLIALVAGMAIIILFRNFL, encoded by the coding sequence GTGAATGATTTTGACATGCTAGCGATAACCTTGATAATACTTGCAGGGGTAATCACATACTCTTTAAGATTTGGAGGGTTATTAGTTGGAAATATGCTATCGAAGCACAAGTTTATCGAAAATTTGATAAAAGCTTTGCCTGGAACTCTTCTTCTCTCTTTTATCGTTCCCAGTATAGTGTCTGAAGGAGTATCTGGGGCGATTAGTGCTTTAGCTGCAGGATTAATAGCAAAGAAAACAAACAATGTCCTTATTGCACTAGTGGCAGGTATGGCAATTATAATTTTATTCAGAAATTTTCTATAA
- a CDS encoding GNAT family N-acetyltransferase — protein sequence MNIDKDKLVFRKATSKDIPDLIKFKLLLLDGLNENKNKDNLEQLKIELESFFKEYIESNKMVSWLVEYEGDVIATSGLVLWRVPPRYDCLHGRYGYITNMYTIPKARKNGISTKLIKILIEEAKILNIDILNLHATKDGIKMYRRFGFKDPIDPEIELNLNNY from the coding sequence ATGAACATCGATAAGGACAAACTAGTTTTTCGAAAAGCTACCTCAAAAGACATACCTGATTTAATAAAATTCAAGCTTCTCCTATTAGATGGATTAAATGAAAATAAAAATAAAGATAATCTAGAACAGCTAAAAATAGAATTAGAGAGTTTCTTTAAAGAGTATATTGAATCAAATAAAATGGTCTCATGGCTTGTTGAATATGAAGGAGATGTCATAGCGACAAGCGGATTAGTATTATGGAGAGTCCCTCCGCGATACGATTGCCTACACGGGCGCTATGGGTATATCACTAATATGTATACAATCCCAAAAGCCAGAAAAAATGGGATCAGTACCAAGTTAATTAAAATATTAATTGAAGAAGCAAAAATATTGAATATAGATATCCTAAATCTCCACGCAACAAAAGACGGTATTAAAATGTATAGAAGATTTGGCTTTAAAGATCCAATAGATCCAGAAATAGAACTGAATCTCAATAATTATTGA
- the rpsJ gene encoding 30S ribosomal protein S10, giving the protein MQKARIRLTAMETQKLDEVCSQVKKIAERTGVDIAGPIPLPTKKLKVPVRKSTSGDGKATWERWEMRIHKRLIEIDADERTMRQIMRVKVPERVNIEIELLS; this is encoded by the coding sequence GTGCAAAAAGCTAGAATAAGATTGACTGCAATGGAAACTCAGAAACTTGACGAAGTTTGTTCGCAAGTTAAGAAGATAGCAGAGCGTACAGGTGTAGACATAGCCGGGCCAATACCATTACCAACAAAAAAATTAAAGGTACCTGTGAGGAAATCAACCTCTGGTGACGGTAAGGCTACATGGGAAAGATGGGAAATGAGAATTCACAAAAGACTCATTGAAATCGACGCCGACGAAAGAACAATGAGACAGATAATGAGAGTCAAGGTTCCAGAAAGAGTTAACATAGAAATTGAATTATTGTCTTAA